The Arachis duranensis cultivar V14167 chromosome 9, aradu.V14167.gnm2.J7QH, whole genome shotgun sequence genomic sequence ACCGCAAACTGTGACAATACGACTGAAGCTGAGAATTTTGAAGGACagtaaatcaaataaatcaaaatggtgagactctttatatatatagttttatttttattgcatgATGTCAATTAGGGTTTCCGTTTAGTATGGGCCTGCTTCTTTGATTTTTCCtgttttatttctctttgttgTATTGTTCAGTTTAATCGCGATCGTAACTTATGAATATGAACCCTATTGGTGTTTGATTTTGTTATTGTTGCTTTGGATTGTTTAATTATGCTGTAATGAGCTCGGGGAAATCGTGAAAATTCGTATTGGCCTTTCTGATGATAGGAAGAAATTTAACGGGATTTCTTTTTTAGGGTTAAAAGCTGTGTGTTATAGGAAGAATCGATAGAACACCGACTTAAGAATATGGAATCGAAAGTAAATCTAGGGTGAAAGCTTGGTATTTGATGGCTTTTGTTGGAGTACTTGTCCAACTTctattatgtaaaattttaacTGTGAGGTTGATTACAGTTCTTTGTATTTTGAAAACTATGCAAGCCATACTCTTGGTGGAACTGTGCCATTCTGATAGATTTTGATTCTTCTATTGCAAGCTAATTACTAGGAGATAGTGTTAACTGCTATTCAATATTCATGTGGACAAAAgctcaaaaccaaattaaaactaTTGATCACTTATATTTGCTTTTTGTTCAATAGCACCACTGCATGTATTCTGTTTTCTacattgtttttctttgttgaaAAGCATTTGCTACATTATATAGCATGTAATGCAGCTGGTTACTGTGAATTTATAGTCCCTGCCTGttctttttctatcttcttcCCCTACTCCTCATCACAaccttgaaattaaaaaaaaaaaagaaatgagttGATTTTCTGGTACACTAATATTCATTGCTTGCATTTCTGTAGTCTTCCCTTGCAGCAGCTAGAGCTGACAACTTCTACTATCCCCCTGAATGGGACCCAAGTCAGGTATGTTTTCCTACACACTGTGTTCTCTTATacaatcaataattatttaGTAGCAAGATTCTTACATCATGGTTTTTCTTTTCAGGGTTCCCTGAACAAGTTCCATGGTCAACATGCCTTGAGAGAGAGAGCCAGGAAGATAGATCAGGGTATTCTGATTATAAGGTAATAATCAATATAGCTTAACAGGAACAATGATATTTTCATTATTCATTTTAACATTAATAATCTTTATTGAAAGAGGGATCTCCAACAGTAAGTCTTTTACTCTATGATTGCTGTAATCTGGGAATCGGAAGAATGTGGATGATAAGCACCTTAAGCTATTGTCTGTTTTGTACCTATAATGTTCATAGACCAGAATCTCAGGTCTATAGTAATCTAATATACAAGTTAATATATTGGTACATGTTGTGGTTTATGAGTATGCTGTAACAATtccttaaattaaaaaatgatcaTATTCTAATTTGTTTATATGCTGAATGTAATATTACATGTGAATAGGTTGTTTTGTTTCTATGTTAAGCTGGCATCCATTCCCCAATGTGGCTTAAGTTGGACTAGCATGGGATGGAATGTTAATTActcgatttttttattatgttttaattcCTGTTTTCTAACTATTTGCTTCAGGTTTGAGATGCCTTTTAATATATGGTGTGGAGGATGCAATTCTATGATTGCGAAGGGTGTGCGATTCAATGCTGAGAAAAAGCAAGTTGGAAATTATTATTCCACAAAGGTATGCTTAAGTAATGCTGCAAATCCATTCTACGAGCTGTTCAACCTTCTTTTCTTTATGTATTAATAATTAACAAGCGTGTCTGTGTTTCTTCAGATATGGAACTTCACCATGAAGTCTGCATGCTGTAAACATGAGATTGTCATCCAAACTGATCCAAAAAATTGCGAGTATCTTATCATCAGTGGTGCTCAGAAAAAAACTGAGGATTTTGATGTTGAGGATGCAGAAACTTTTGAATTACCTGCCGATGAAGGTATGGATTTGTGACAAATCTTGGCTgtgattttttctttattaaataaGGTATATATTTGCTCCAACTAGCTTGATGTGTGTTATTTTGCATGCCAGTGTTACTAAACCCTGTGATAGTGTGGTTGTTTTACATGTACTCGCCTAATTAGGGTAGCTACTTTTTCACTATTGCAAATGTTGGCTAACTAACATTTTTGTATTACAGTGAAAGGGAAGCTTGCAGATCCCTTTTACCGCCTTGAACACCAGGAAGAAgacttgaaaaagaagaaggaagctGAACCAGTTCTTGTGCGTCTACAGCGACTATCTGATTCCAGACATGCAGATGACTATGCCCTGAATAAGAGTCTCAGGGCCCGACTTAGAGTATGTTATAGCTCATGAAATTTGTCCTATTATTATTCATTCCTTATCTCCTCCTTTAATAGTTTTATTTCTCCTATTGATATAATATTGTCATCATGCTCTcagaatcaaaagaaaagagttGCTGAGGAAGAGGCTGCTTCCAGGAAAAGGGGCTTTGGCATACGACTGCTTCCAGCCTCAGAAGAAGATGCTGCTGCCGCAGCAAAAGTGAAATTTTCGGgtaaatttgacaaaaataggAGGGACAAGAGGGCATTGATCAATGCTTCATCCATTTTCGCTGGATTGTCTTCGTCTTCCATGACCGATAAGAGGAGACTGGAGCTGGAgtctaaaagaagaaaaatttgtgCTGGTGAAACCTCTAGCTTACTGGCTGGTAGATTTAAGCAGTCATCTTGGTCACAGAGTGAAGTCAAGTCAAGTAAGCAAAAACTGTCCTCCGTGAATGCAAAGCGTTAGAGAACAGATGAATTTTTTGGGGAGT encodes the following:
- the LOC107468028 gene encoding uncharacterized protein LOC107468028 encodes the protein MSSLAAARADNFYYPPEWDPSQGSLNKFHGQHALRERARKIDQGILIIRFEMPFNIWCGGCNSMIAKGVRFNAEKKQVGNYYSTKIWNFTMKSACCKHEIVIQTDPKNCEYLIISGAQKKTEDFDVEDAETFELPADEVKGKLADPFYRLEHQEEDLKKKKEAEPVLVRLQRLSDSRHADDYALNKSLRARLRNQKKRVAEEEAASRKRGFGIRLLPASEEDAAAAAKVKFSGKFDKNRRDKRALINASSIFAGLSSSSMTDKRRLELESKRRKICAGETSSLLAGRFKQSSWSQSEVKSSKQKLSSVNAKR